The Solenopsis invicta isolate M01_SB chromosome 1, UNIL_Sinv_3.0, whole genome shotgun sequence DNA segment TTTACAAGGGGAACCTTTGAGAAGTTTctcaacaattttaataaaatgttatgggtgtgtagtattcactcacacttCTATTGTAGTGAAGTCGTTTGTTGCACAATTTAcgcattttcgagaaaatgtTAGAAGTTAACACAATATTCATCTATATGTTTATTCTCAAAATGGACTACAATTACATCAACTCATAATCTCTCTCATTGAAAACTCATCTTTTATAAACTAAAGTATTTGGAATAACGGACTTGAAACCAAACTTGTCGCTTATGAATCCATCGCTTCTATACGAAGCTACTTGTCATTCCGTTATTTATCTTAATCTTTCTACAGTATTTTGTAGAAGCTAAGACCATGGCAGTGCGTAGGTGCAAGAAAGCTGATCTGAAAAGAATTGCTAAAGCTACAGGCGCGCAATTTTTAACTTCATTGACTAACATGGAAGGAGAAGAGAGCTTTGATGCTAGTTACTTAGGAGAGGCTGCTGAAGTAATACAAGAGATGATATGCGACGATGAGCTTATTTTGATTAAAgggtatatatattttgctaCTTATTAGATATTTGTGAAATTCCATGAAAAGTTCCTATATTAGTTCGTTATTTCGCATATATTTGTTAGAATATAtttccatataatttttcatataataattagtattatgaaaaacaacaataataatgattaataatctttttcaaaaGACCCAAGGCACGCACAGCAAGTTCTATTATTTTACGCGGACCAAACGATTATTACTGCGACGAGATGGAACGTTCAATACATGATGCATTATGCGTTGTCAAGAGAGTTTTGGAAAGCAAACACGTTGTTGCGGGTGGAGGTTGTGTGGAAGCTGCACTCTCAATATATCTAGAAAACTTTGCAACGTCATTGGtatcattaaattttacattttttttatcagtttctttttttatcataaaatattacgcACGTCTATATTACAGAGCTCTCGAGAACAACTGGCTATTGCAGAATTTGCTcgatctttattaattataccaAAAACACTGGCCGTGAATGCTGCACAAGATGCAACCGATCTTGTCGCCAAGTTGCGAGCCTATCATAATTCCAGTATAACAAAACCAGATCTTGTTGATTTGAAATGGTAAATTTCCGCTTATCCTCTTTATtatttgtcatataaaataaaatattaaaataaatcgtatTTGTTCTTTTCAGGGTGGGTCTTGATTTACTCGTGGGCAGCATAAGAGATAACAAAAAAGCAGGCGTGTTAGAACCAgccatttcaaaaattaaatctttgaaaTTTGCTACTGAAGCAGCTATAACTATTCTTCGAATTGATGATATGATTAAACTAGATCCCGACCGTTCGAAACAACCTAAATCTTATCAAGATGCTATGGAAGCTGGCGAATTGGAAGATTAATATCAAAatgcatttacatatttatgttgAATATGATGTTTATACGAGAAAAATGTGTAAAAGATTTGTAAATGTTTCATTACGTATACAAATATTACGtgataataaagatttaattacaaCTTGCTGCTCGTATATTGCATGTGAACAATTTGTCTACGTGCGTATAAAATACTGCTAAAATTTAAAGCTATTTTATagtgttatatttatttgattgcattaatactgtaataaaatatagtatttcTAACGTTTATGCTAAAAAGAACATAAGAGATGtttaattttgtgtttattactaaaaactagaatgtttttaaacttacatttttttgctattttatatgaataaactTTTATGTTTAAGGAAATTTTGTAGTTAATATAATAACCGATATTTACAGTATATCGAAAATGTATTTCATACCGTTTATGCTAATTATACCAATCCAAATGTCTgttgtaattatttaacaatgaatgtaacttaaattaatacttattacacacgcttattataaatttctttcatttcagataaaaatgatatataaaatataatattactaaatattatatataacataaataatattaaatatgtgtgTAATGTGTTACTCgctataaaattgtatttaacatACAAATTccatacaataaaaaagaaaatattttctttaaaatattaaactaataagttttaagtttatatgacatttttttaaaatcacgcatataaaagagaaaaatgattataaagaaACATGTTTActaacttaataaattattatctaatataTAGCCAGTATAACAGTTCATTAATGGAAAATAATGGAGAATAACAGTTTTAAGTATTATATGATATGTATGTTCAGAATAGGTTCAATATCGTTTATaaacgatattttttaaataaacaaataattcattaaatagaTGTTATTTACAATACATTTGTTACATCATGGCAGTTAACTGATTTCAAACTTAATGACACAGTATtagtttttatgatattttaacaatttgttttatcttgattatatgtttatttacaatgtaaatttatgactttattgcaaaagtttaaTGACGAACGTTTAGTTAAAACAGtttgtttttttgtaacatttttgtataTCATTAGACATACAAGTATAACAGCAaaacaaacattaaataatttttttatattatatagtacaCATTATTTTCTTTCCGAAAATAACTAGCACTATATAATCACATTTTATTGACTTATCGATTCATATGCagtagttattaatttttaaaatggttATTTAAAGGAAAGATGTGCTAATAGTGataatttttatgacattaatGATTTCAAttgataaaagtattataaataaaattttcaaaatttagctTGATTTCCAATGTCTTTACTATTTTGAAGCAAGATgtgaatagaaaatatatttttatattgtgataatacataaaattattattcgcaaATTGTTAAACTAATTCTTCCATTAATAACtgtttacaatataaatgtgtgtggttgtgtgtatgtatgtatgtatgtatgtatgtatgtatgtatgtatgtatgtatgtatgtatgtatgtatgtatgtatgtatgtatgtatgtatgtatgtatgtatgtatgtatgcatgtatgtatgcatgtatgtatgcatgtatgtatgcatgcatgcatgcatgcatgcatgtatgatatatatatatatatatatatatatatatatatatatatatatatataaattagctcttcaattttataaattgaaaatccagaaatatgtaattgcattaataatttatcattaaatattttcaaataaaagttgataattatatcaaaatttattaatgtcaaGAGTACCTGTAGTTTTGGACCTTTTTGTAATACATTCAAGTTATTAATGATGATACACatgtcgtaaaatattttttaattatttgttttatttatgtacaaacCCTGTTTGGATTGATGAATAATGCAAGAcaattaattttggaaaaaaaaaatacaaatacaactaataagaatttatttaagtaaaaagcAATCAAtgtagtatatacatatatatgcgtgaaaaaagaatgtaatgtcattaaagtaattataataagtAGTATTCATTCATTATGCATCTATCCAAGACAGGGAAATAAAAAATCAGACAAGTCATTCTgtcattaaaaacaattaattcttccaatattttaatttaacattttttatgaaaatctgttattttgatattttatctgTAAACAAATGTTAACGTCCTTTCTTCATTAATACGCAAAATTTTATGATTGAGagcataaatttttacaatgcaGGATTTTCGAATTTTGGTCCTTTTGTGACTATAATTTCAGCGTatgaatattcttgattgagTTCTAATACTTGAAACTTTTTCAGAACTAATAGTGTATAAAACTTCTGTGCAACctgtaaaaatagaattatttttttattaacataaaaatcttGCATAGAgagattttacaattttctaaaGTATACCAACCTGCTTGCGATTATTTTTGAATGCCATCTCCGACAGTGTTAATTTATCTTTGGTATCTAATTTGCTTTTAATAACGTGATACATATGGGCTGCTCTTTTGTTAAGAACGCGTTCTTCAAACTGCTCATAAGTTTCATCCATTTGCTGTTCTTCTTGCTGAAAAAGTAAcacattataattatgtttttagaTTCTTTTGGATTCTACAAAGTTTgtaatgataaaatgtataaaaaacagtatattaattatataagtatataaatagcaatttttataaatagcatttaaaaataattttatgaatattgagTATATTACAGGTCCAACGGATGGTGGAAACTCGTAATCTTCATGATTCCACGGTGTAGCGGGTCCTCTTTCAGAAATAGCACCAGGCGTATGTGCTGGAGGATGTTGTTCGTCATAACCCATGTATGAAACCTGTGGTTGTGCCTGTTGAAAGAATGGAATATTGATaagagtttttatatttaatgtataaccATTTTTTGGATTTAATATATAGTGTTGTTTTCATTAATTGAGTCTCTTTTGAGAGTAGAAATTATAGCAATCTTAGCTAATTTAGCACTGCCATTGGTCTAAGTTGTCTAATTGACTGTTCCTGCACTAGCtacattaataaagaaattcaattaaacagtaatgtataaaaaagcataattataatataatgatacaaTTAGAAGAACTAAAACACAAATACACTTAGTGAATTGTATGTTACaagacattaattatttatttttcatgcatttatcacagaataaaaatttttcaactcactTGGTCATAACCCATATTCTCCATCTGCGGCATATCGGATGTTTGTACGGTGGCGACAGCTTCTTCCTGTGCCGATGTTGACGGTATTTGCGGCTCTTCGTGTGTGCCGAGTATCGAACTGACTTCAGCTGGAGCGATTTGTGGTATTTCCGAACCGAGCAAAGGCGTTTCGGTAGCTGGCGGTGCAACTTCTGATGGTTCCCCAGAAGGCACAATGCTGCTTATGTCGGAAACCGATGGTTCTGCTGGTAAAGATACTTCGGGTGGTATGGTTGATTCTGAAGAAAGATTATGTTGTGCAATTATGTTTGGAATTTCCACTGCTTCATTTGATTGGTTAAAGTCTGCTGGAGTTGGTTGAGGTGGTTGAGGTGGCCTTATCTaaacataatacaaaatttacattaatattaatttaattcattaaggCTCCtaagtactcgccgcggccatattgaagtcgtgacgttagaagcgagaaattgcgtaaaatgacatgtaattttgtccgacgtgtcatttgtaaataaagccaatttagataaaacagactaatcagatggctttaaaacacttctaaatatcggtcacgattATACTTTTTTCACCTAatagtcagtaaatagttgtaaaaagcacgtaaagtgacgcctattcagacagaaaaacacacggatagctatcgaaaggagtgaaaaatgtgcttttatgtataaaattcaaagaaactttactcgcgatCTATtcttacgaatttggtaaacaCGAgataagtcatattttcacaatgaaacacataataacaaaatgacatgcacaacatctcatcgtcaatctgtcacgtttcacgtctattagttccaattttgtccgcgacggaatgtcgctaccgtcaatgcggagttctcggctgagaagTCAGAAGccttaaaattttgcaaatatttcattcttaaaaaaaaaatctcttcttttattttatataactaacCTCATCATCTTGTGGTGCTTTCCGTTTTCGCCCTGTACGCTTATTGAGGATACTTTGTTCGTAAGAGGTTACTTCTGTTTCTGGGGCATCTCTCATTTGTTCCAAAGACATTCCATCTTCTTCAGTTCCAAGTCGTCCAAAGTCTTCATGATCATAAGACTTGCTGGTCAGATGTCTTTGATAATTCTGTTTtgataattaagataaaatatttatatcatgtGAATTGTTCGTTATTTAAACACAATcgtgtaatgtaaaatattactttaaatagaaCACGAGCCGGGATAGGCCTTCCTGGCAGAGCAAAGAGCTTTTCCACGCCACCAGTTTCCTTCCAGTGCATTAATCTTTTCGTAGGTGGTGCCAAGTCCAATGTTGTGATGATATCACTAGTATCAGACAGCTGTGCCTTCATTTCTTcaccagaaatattttttacttcatCGACAATAAGTTTACGCTTGCGTTTAGCTTTTGTGAATCCTGAGAAAaccaatgatttttttattagttccaGAAAACAAATGTATACGAGTTGACCAATATGAGAATAAAAAAACTTACCTTTCAAAGCAGACGCATCAATTGGAGCTAGCGCAAAGCTTTCTTCCTCATCATGTAATAATGTGGTTTGATCTTGTAAAGGTGGTGGCTCTTCTATATTGTCAATAGCATGTTCTTCTGGTATAACTGGTGGAGCTGGTGTAAAACGCCGACTTGCGACGCTTATTCTTCCCTCAATTTCCTCTCCAGCTGCTGCAGGTGTGGCTGGTCTAGAGCCGTCAGAGCTACACATAAATGTACTCAATGTATTAGCATAATTGaagttttatatagaaaaatatacatacatacacacacacacacacacacacacacacacaaaaataaaaatagcaataaatcaagaaagaaaaattagataacaaaaattaaagttgaCCGATTTAGCCTCTGAATATTTTGGACAATAAATAAACATGTATTTCATTCCAAGATTGGATCGCATGTTCATTTATTgtgaataaagttaataaaaattattggaagATCAAATGTTTGAGTCTTATCAATcatgctttattatttaattttccttttttgatagtatattttagaattttactataattatactatcttattttgtaaaagtaataaataccTCATGCCTCCCATTGGAGAGGCTGGACCACCAAAGTGATCCATATCCTCGTCAGATTCGTCGTGCACGGAAGCAGCAGTTCCAGGAGCCGTACCTGCTTCCTGTTGCTCATTTATCGAACTAACCTCAGGTACAGGTACTTCACCCATTGGAGCTTCATCAAATAAACCACCTTCAAAGAGTCCTCCCGctaaaacataataattgtaaagaATCGTCGGATCTTGATTACAagaatacaaattatttttatcatacataTAATATCTTGGCCAAGATGACCACCAAATCCATCATCTCTGATGGGTGTATCTATATCCATGGGTTGTGTTGTAGCAGATGTTCCTGCAACTggctctttttctttttgttccaATGCTGTCTCTATTCCTGAACCATCACTAAACAACATGTGActctaaaatcaaatattaatattttaaattaatgtatattaaattaatatatgaaaataactcattaatttaaaataaatgtaataaaaatagaatttgatTTTTgcttattaacaaaattcagacaaaaatttaaaaatttttaacaagtgttttatttacatgtcacacacatatacaataataaatggagctattatataaatgtttatgaattctacgtttttataatttttatatactttttagaataatatactattttagaatatttatactatttttctgtttatctgtatattatattattctaaaatatatcaattatttttagaaacacttataaagtatattaaattttgttcatcACATACAGTAATCAGATATATAAAGCTAAATATGACACAAATACCTGATCTAAAGAAGGTTCCATGCCACTACCATGTCGTAGCAACTCTGGTGGCTCAGCATCAAAACTCATGTCACCAAAACCCTGATCGTGCGTAACCAAAGATAAACTGCCATAGTCTTCCCTCATTGTTATTTCTTCAGCTCTAGATTGATTCAAACTAAACTGAGCTTCAATATCAACATctctataaaaagaaaatttatttatcaattaaaactaCATATACACAGTTTTTGAATAAAAGCTTAATAACACTATCTTACTTGAGTTCAGGCATAGCAGTATCGAAATCATGAAATACTTCTGGCAAAGTAATAGCCGTTACAGCTGCTTCTCTATGTTCTTCAGGCAGATCTACCATTCCAGGCCTGAAGGCCATTTTAATCTTTACGAAAGCTTCATTGCAATCGGCTAGCAGATATTTGGCTTTCCTTGAATAAATTCTTACCACTCCCAGTAATAAATGGCCTGATGTCCGTAAAGCCATCTTAACCTATTACAGAGATCATAAATAGAGTTTAACGAGATATCAAAAACATTTGCTAAATCTCACTAGTTATTAAGACAATGTTTACCTTTGGTTGCAATATACCATCCACTGATTTCTCTATGTTTGTCTCAAATACATGTGCCTTCGTTAATTTCTTGTCCCAATGAGCAGCCAACCATATACGGGCCAAGGGCCCTTTCTTGGCCAACACAAAATGTGCGTAAAACATGATTCTTGGATTTCTCTAGTATTGATCTGTGAAAAgacaaaattaataagttaattaaattgagTCTTCGTTCCAACGCAAAGGAAGAGGGATTAGAGAGAAGAAAATGTTTGACAAACGCCATCCCGTCCTAATagattactaaaatattcttttggcAATAAAACAATACATTTGAAATAAGATACGAAAGAAAGTACAGAAGTCTACAAAGAAATTCAGTATTAGACCCACGATATCAACGTTGTGGCATTCGGTCTAATCcataaaatgcatataaaaagtCAACGGTGGATGTAcgatttgtgtaaaatataaacatcAATGCACAAGATGGCGTTTCCGTCTACAGTTTTGGCGGTTACGGAGTAACGTCAAACCCCTGATACCAGTTTTTCACTACGATACGCACAGCGATTCGCCGAAATTCCGTCCCGTAGTTAGGCCACGCAGAGTTGTAACATATTTCGCACAAAAAATATCGCACAGGCGAGAATTTCTCAGATCATCGGCGCATACGGCAATACGGTACACTCTCACCCCGACGCGTACCCGAAACTCACCACGATTACGCGCGAC contains these protein-coding regions:
- the LOC105195931 gene encoding double-strand-break repair protein rad21 homolog; this encodes MFYAHFVLAKKGPLARIWLAAHWDKKLTKAHVFETNIEKSVDGILQPKVKMALRTSGHLLLGVVRIYSRKAKYLLADCNEAFVKIKMAFRPGMVDLPEEHREAAVTAITLPEVFHDFDTAMPELKDVDIEAQFSLNQSRAEEITMREDYGSLSLVTHDQGFGDMSFDAEPPELLRHGSGMEPSLDQSHMLFSDGSGIETALEQKEKEPVAGTSATTQPMDIDTPIRDDGFGGHLGQDIISGGLFEGGLFDEAPMGEVPVPEVSSINEQQEAGTAPGTAASVHDESDEDMDHFGGPASPMGGMSSDGSRPATPAAAGEEIEGRISVASRRFTPAPPVIPEEHAIDNIEEPPPLQDQTTLLHDEEESFALAPIDASALKGFTKAKRKRKLIVDEVKNISGEEMKAQLSDTSDIITTLDLAPPTKRLMHWKETGGVEKLFALPGRPIPARVLFKNYQRHLTSKSYDHEDFGRLGTEEDGMSLEQMRDAPETEVTSYEQSILNKRTGRKRKAPQDDEIRPPQPPQPTPADFNQSNEAVEIPNIIAQHNLSSESTIPPEVSLPAEPSVSDISSIVPSGEPSEVAPPATETPLLGSEIPQIAPAEVSSILGTHEEPQIPSTSAQEEAVATVQTSDMPQMENMGYDQAQPQVSYMGYDEQHPPAHTPGAISERGPATPWNHEDYEFPPSVGPQEEQQMDETYEQFEERVLNKRAAHMYHVIKSKLDTKDKLTLSEMAFKNNRKQVAQKFYTLLVLKKFQVLELNQEYSYAEIIVTKGPKFENPAL